A window of the Bacteroides thetaiotaomicron VPI-5482 genome harbors these coding sequences:
- a CDS encoding tetratricopeptide repeat protein, producing the protein MIRIILILFLSFPVALCAQTYQQLSEKAIEYIEMDSLSKAEELLLQALKLEPKNAKNAMLFSNLGLVQRRLGEYDKALESYSFALNFAPLAVPILLDRAAINLEMGNTDRAYTDYCQVLDEDKQNKEALLMRAYIYVLRRDYPAARIDYNRLLEIDPQSYSGRLGLATLEQKEGKFKEALEILNKMITATPEDATLYIARADVEREMKHEDLALVDLEEAIRLNPSSADAYLLRGNIYLTQKKKALAKMDFEKAISLGIPPADLHEQLKQCK; encoded by the coding sequence ATGATAAGAATTATTTTAATTTTATTTCTTAGCTTTCCGGTTGCCCTGTGTGCGCAGACCTATCAGCAATTATCAGAAAAGGCAATTGAATATATCGAAATGGACAGTCTTTCCAAAGCCGAAGAACTACTGCTTCAGGCTTTGAAACTGGAGCCGAAGAATGCAAAGAATGCTATGCTTTTTTCCAATCTGGGATTGGTGCAGCGTCGGTTGGGTGAATATGACAAGGCACTCGAATCTTATTCTTTTGCGCTGAACTTTGCTCCATTGGCAGTACCTATTCTGCTGGACCGAGCTGCGATTAATCTGGAAATGGGGAATACAGACCGTGCTTATACCGATTATTGTCAGGTACTTGACGAAGATAAACAGAATAAAGAAGCGCTGTTGATGCGGGCATATATCTATGTGCTCCGGAGGGATTACCCCGCGGCACGAATCGATTATAATCGCTTGTTGGAGATTGACCCGCAAAGTTATAGCGGTCGGCTTGGGCTGGCTACCTTGGAACAGAAAGAAGGAAAATTCAAGGAAGCGCTCGAAATTCTTAATAAGATGATTACGGCAACTCCCGAAGACGCGACTCTTTACATTGCCCGTGCAGATGTGGAACGGGAGATGAAGCATGAAGATCTGGCTTTGGTCGATTTGGAGGAAGCTATTCGCCTGAATCCTTCTTCGGCGGATGCCTATTTGTTGCGTGGCAATATTTATCTGACACAGAAAAAGAAAGCATTGGCAAAGATGGACTTTGAAAAAGCTATTTCGCTGGGCATACCTCCTGCTGATTTGCACGAGCAGCTGAAACAATGTAAATAA